Part of the Gimesia chilikensis genome, TGATATTATACGAGTCGGTGCTCACAGCTGTTAGGTCTCAGTAAAGAGCGAACTGAGATGACTCTAAAATGGTGTGTTTGGTTGTGGTATATGGTTCCCTCTTCCCTGGTGCTGTATTCAACGTCGCCCGGCGGGCGGACACGTGGGTCCGCACCCTACTATTCCGGGGTTGGCAGGCTGGTTCTGGATTGACTGTTTCAACCGGGGCTAAGGCCCTGCGGCTGATTTGGTTTGAGCGGAATAGAGTTTGTCACCGTGATGCACTTTGATGATGTCACTGATTACCGGCGGCTAGTGCCTTGCCGCTCAGGAGGATACGGGGGGATTGCTAATCACGTTTTGGAAGCATCCGATTACTCATCACATCGTCAATCCCTTGTTGAGATCGGGAAGATGTTTCCAGAGCTGCAGCATGCCCTCGCGTGTGACTCCAGTCTTCCTTGTTCTGAACGAAATTAACCGAGTCATGCCATTTAAGTAGGGCAGTCCCGCATTCGTCAGTCTGGTGTAATCAGCCCACAGATATTGTAACTGAGGAAGTTTCGCTATTTCCTGCAGAAATTGATCGTCGATGTTGCTTTTAACCAAATCCAGTTTTTCAAGATTTTGGCATTTGACGATTTGTTTGAAACCATCTACGGTCAGCTTATTGCATTCACGAAACGAGAGTTTCTTGAGTGATGTGAACGTTACTTGGGCGATTCCAGTTCCGGTTATTTTTGTACGTCCCAGGTCAAGATCTTCCAGACGCTGCAGGGACGCTAATTTTGCAAGCCCTTCATCAGTTACTTGCGTGCTGTTGAGAGATAAATAAGTAACTTGATTAGCGTTTGATTGTATAAAAACATCCAAGTCCTGGTCATTCACATCCTTGCAAGATAGTTCTATCAGATATGTATGGCCAAGTTCATTTTGCAGGGAGAACCCCTCTTTCTTCTCAACGAACGCAGCTAATTCATCCATACCATTCCTTTCTTATTATTGAGTTCACTGATTGATCATGTTGACGAATCTATGAAGGGAGCAGGATCTGAATCTTCAGTTTGATCTGAGATGTTTCCTACTTGCTGTGCTCGACGCGATTTAGAATCGGGTCTACCCGGGGTGGTTGCTAATCACGTTTTGGAAGCATCCAATCAATCATCACATCGTCAATCCCTTGTTGAGATCGGGGAGATGTTTCCAGAGTTGCAGCATGCCCTCGCGTGTGATTGCGGTGCCTCTTATTTCGAGCGATTTCAACTGAGTCATGCTGTTTAAGTAGGGCAGGCCTGCATTCGTTACTTTCGTGTGATCGCCCCACAATGTTTTAAGCCTGGGGAGCTTGGCTACTTCCTGCAGAAACGGATCTTCGATGTTGCTTTTAATCAAATTCAGTTTTTCAAGATTTTGGCATTTGACGATTTGTTTGAAACCATCTACGGTCAACTTATTGCATTCACGAAACGAGAGTTTCTTGAGTGATGTGAACGTTACTTGGGCGAATCCAGTTCCGGTTATTTTTGTACGTCCCAGGTCAAGATCTTCCAGACGCTGCAGGGACGCTAATTTCGCAAGCCCTTCATCAGTCACTTGAGTGCCGCTGAGAAATAAATGCGTTATTTGACTGGCGTCTGATTGCACAAAGATGTCCAGATCCTGGTCATCTACCTTTTGGTTCGTCAGATTTACCCAGGCAAATTCGCCCTGTTCGTTTTGCGAAATGCGTCCGCCCTTACTTTCGACGAACGATACTAAATCTTCCATACCATTTCCTTTTCTAATCATGGATTTCAAATGTTGAGATTGATGAATTTCTGTTTTGTCGAGTTGAAGGGAGCGGGAACCGGATTCTTCGGTTCTCTTTGTGAGGTTCAGATCCGTTCCACTTCGCGATTTTCAGCTACGGGCGTGCGTTGCTTTTGCTTAACATCGACCGTCGGGTTGACGGGATCAGCAGCAGCCCTGACAGAGAACATTGGGGGGCTGATTCAGAATCAGTATCACCAGGCGGGGACATGGGAGTCCGCACACAATAGTTCGATCTGGGATGATTCCTGCTCGCTGCGCCCGGCCCGAAATGCATTTGGGCCTAACGGTTGTGGCAACCGACGTCAGCGGGATTTTCAGTCAGGTGCCAATGAGAGCAGGATGGGATCATATGGCACCTGGCAGACACGCAGGCCTGCTTGTACGGGTGATTTTAGCGGAAACGTGCTCGTGATGGAAGACATAATTGGGAATGAATGGATCTGGCGGGCGGACACATGGGTCCGCACCTCCTATTCCGGGGTTGGCAGGCTGGTTCTGGATTGATTGTTTCGACCGGGGCTAAGGCCCTGCGGCTGATTTGGTTTTGCCTGCTGTTGTCGTGAGACATTAGATACGGTTTTCATTCTGCTGAGCCAGCAGTTCCGCGGTTTTAGTTTTGTGCCTGCAGATGGCGTATGTTTCGGCCGTTTCTCCATTACTACAGACATGACGCGGATCCGCCCCTTTCTGGAGAAGCAGTTTCGCGATTTCATAACTCTGGTCGTCATCTAATTCATTTGATAACGCGCACAACTCTAAAGGTCTGTCATCAGTCGGGTCAGGCTGATTCAGATCTGCGCCGTAAGAGATTAAAAGCCTGATGGCTTCGAACTGACCGTAGATAATTGCCAGATGCAGTGCCGAAAACCCCTGGTGCAACGAATTGATCTCGTCGGCTCCCGATTTGAGCAACTCGCTGAGAGTGGCCAGTTCTCCCTCACGGGCTGCGATTGCGATTCGTGACGGACGGCGGACTTTTTTTCTGTCATCAAGCAATTCATATTGAACGATGGTGTCCAGATCGGCTGTGACCAAGATCTGTTGTCCCGCGAACTCAATTTCAAAACCGCCCTCGCCCGCACCATCTTCAAACTGAGCCAGGGTAAAATCTTTTATGTCTTCGACCAGTTCCTCGCTGGTTTCTTCAGGAACCGTATATGTGACTGCCAGACCGCCTCTATCCTCCTCAACCCAGACTCGGATCACTCCTCCGGTGACTCCCTGGTCGGCAATCTCACTCTCCAGATAATCGGCCAGTCGTTCCCGGGTCACTTCCA contains:
- a CDS encoding leucine-rich repeat domain-containing protein → MEDLVSFVESKGGRISQNEQGEFAWVNLTNQKVDDQDLDIFVQSDASQITHLFLSGTQVTDEGLAKLASLQRLEDLDLGRTKITGTGFAQVTFTSLKKLSFRECNKLTVDGFKQIVKCQNLEKLNLIKSNIEDPFLQEVAKLPRLKTLWGDHTKVTNAGLPYLNSMTQLKSLEIRGTAITREGMLQLWKHLPDLNKGLTM
- a CDS encoding ankyrin repeat domain-containing protein produces the protein MRLTLFLSAEFCDESESHITLQPEMNQLEVTRERLADYLESEIADQGVTGGVIRVWVEEDRGGLAVTYTVPEETSEELVEDIKDFTLAQFEDGAGEGGFEIEFAGQQILVTADLDTIVQYELLDDRKKVRRPSRIAIAAREGELATLSELLKSGADEINSLHQGFSALHLAIIYGQFEAIRLLISYGADLNQPDPTDDRPLELCALSNELDDDQSYEIAKLLLQKGADPRHVCSNGETAETYAICRHKTKTAELLAQQNENRI